GGCATCCCTTCTTCCGAAGGTACGGGACCAATTTGCCGAGTTCCCTAGACCGGGTTAACCCCCAGACGCCTTGGGCTTCTCACCTAGGGGCACCTGTGTCGGTTCTTGGTACGGTCCCGGAGGATCGCTCCGAGCTCCCTTTTCACGGGGACCAGGGATCAGGGGAACCCCCCATACGGGAGGCCCATCGCACCTTCGCCCCCTTCTCACCATTACGGCTCTCCAGGGGCTTAAGTACTTGGGTGGGGCGGTGGCCCCACTCCCCCTACCCCGATCCGTCAGGAGCCCGGCTCGCGTTGCCGCACCTACCTCCGAGGCAGGGGAATATTAACCCCTTTCCCTTTCGGCAGGTACCAGTTAGGCCCTGCCTTAGGACCGGCTCACTCCCGGCTGACGACCATTGCCGGGAAACCCTTGCCCTTCCGGCGAGGGGGATTCTCACCCCCTTTCGCTATTACTGCCGCCGGGATCTGCACCCGCGGATGGTCCAGTGGACCTCTCGGCCCACCTTCTGACCAACCGCGGCGCCTCCCTACCGAGTGGGACCCACTGGATCCCACCCCCCGGGTCTCGGTGGCTGGCTTGAGCCCCGACCAATCTTCGGGGCCCCCAGCCTCGGCGGGTGAGCTGTTACGCACTCCTTAGAGGATGGCTGCTGCTGGGCCCACCTCCCCGCTGTCTAGGGCTGGGGACGCCCTTCTGGTTGGCACTTAGCCAGCACTTAGGGACCTTAACCCGGGTCTGGGTTGTTTCCCTCTTGCCACCCGACCTTACGCCGAGTGACCCACTCCCCCCTTCGCCGGCACCCGCAGGTTCGGAGTTTGACTGGAAGAAGGTAGCTTTCGCTACCTACCCCCAATCAGTCTCTCTACCCCGCGGGTAACCTCCAGGGAGGCTGCGCTAGGACGCATTTCGGGAGGAACTAGCTATCACCGGGCTAGATTGGTCTTTCGCCCCTAGACCAGGGTCAAGGGAACGAATTGCACGTCAGAACCCCTATTCGGCCCTCCAGCGGAGTTTCCCCCGCCTTCGGCCTGCCCTGGTCTAGATCGCCCGGTTTCTAGCCTCATGCCAGTGACTTAAGGCCCTGGCGGACCCAGTCCCTCACCCCTCACGGGGTTGCGGACTCTCGGTTTCCCTACGCCTTCGGGGTTTACCCCCTTAGGCTCGCCACTGGCATGAGCTCCCCGGCCCGTGTTTCAAGACGAAAGGTAGGACCCCGGTCTTTCTCCCTCGTACTCGGGACTTGCGCCCCTTTCCTTCGGGAGAATTCACTCCTTTCGAGCCCTACCCTGTTTGACCATCCGGTTTCAGGCTCTTTTCACTCCCCTTCCGGGGTTCTTTTCAGCTTTCCCTCACGGTACTTAGTTCGCTATCGGTCTCGGGACGTATTTAGCCTTGGAGGCACGTGTCCCCCAACTTCCCACCCCCAAACCAGGGGATGGTACTCTGCCTCCAGTCACCTCCCACTCGCCTTTAGCCTACGGGACTGTCACCCTCTATGGTCCCCCATTCCAGGGGAGTTCAGCTAGGCGAGCCAGGGAGGCTAGGTCTGACCCGGACTGGAGGCCAGTAACACCACATCCCCACCAACTTATCGCTGGCGGGTTTGGTTTGGGCTATCCCCCTTTCGGTCGCCCCTACTCAGGGGATCTCATTTGATTTCTCCTCCTCCTCCTACTAAGATGCTTCCGTTCGGAGGGTTCCCGTTCCCAACCCTTGCGGGAGGGAACGCCCTAACGGGCAGGAGGTCCCATTCGGGGATCCCGGGATCAAAGGCTGCATGCGCCTACCCCGGGCATTTCGCAGCTTGCCGCGCCCTTCGTCGGCGCCCGAGCCGAGCCATCCACCGGATGGCTTGGTGCCCTAGGCAGCCACCCCTAGGCGGCCTTTTACGCTGGTAGTAGCTAGCCTCATTGAGGTACACAGCGAGCGAGTAGCCCACTGCGCACGCTCTAGGCTCTTCGCTCCCCTCCCTGAGGAGGGGAACTGCACAAACAAGGGGAGCCGAGATTATAGTGAGCACCCCCTCCCCTTTTTGGGCGGGGGAGATATCGTGAGGTGATCCAGCCGCAGGTTCCCCTACGGCTACCTTGTTACGACTTCTCCCCCCTCGCGGAGGAGAAGTTCGACTCCCCACCCCGAGGAGCAAGGAGCCTCACTTCTCCTCCACTCGGGTGGAGCGACGGGCGGTGTGTGCAAGGAGCAGGGACGTATTCACCGCACGTTGTTGACGTGCGGTTACTAGGGATTCCTCGTTCACGAGGGCGAGTTTCAGCCCTCGATCCCAACTGAGGCAGGGTTTAAGGGATTGCCTCCCCCTCTCGGGGTCGGAATCCCGCTGTCCCTGCCATTGTAACCCGCGTGCGGCCCAGGGGTTTCGGGGCATGCTGACCTGCCGTGGCCCCCTCCTTCCTCCGCCTTAACGGCGGCAGTCCCTCTAGTGTGGACCCGGTCCAGAGACCAGGTTACCAACTAGAGGTGGGGGTCTCGCTCGTTGCCGGACTTAACCGGACATTTCACAACACGAGCTGGCGACGGCCATGCACCTCCTCTCCGCGAGTCAGGTAAGGTCGTTAGCCTGACCGTCATCCTGCGGTCTCCCCTGGTAAGATTCCAGGCGTTGACTCCAATTGAGCCGCAGGTTCCACCCCTTGTGGTGCTCCCCCGCCAATTCCTTTAAGTTTCAGCCTTGCGGCCATACTCCCCAGGCGGCAAGCTTACCGGTTTCCCTGCGGCACCACGTGGGCCCTAAGCCCACGCGACACCTAGCCTGCATCGTTTACGGCCGGGACTACAGGGGTATCTAATCCCTTTTGCTGCCCCGGCTTTCGCCCCTCACTGTCGGGCGCGCTCTAGCCGGCCGCTTTCGCCACTGGTGGTCCTCCCGGGATCTACGGATTTCGCCCCTACTCCGGGAGTACCGCCGGCCTCTCTCGCCCCCTAGCCCTGCAGTATCACCCCCATTTCCCCGGTTGAGCCGGGGCCTTTAAGGGGTGACTTACAGGGCCAGCTACGGGCGCTTTAAGCCCAATAAACGTCCGGATCACTCGCGGGGCTGGTATTACCGCGGCGGCTGACACCAGTCTTGCCCCCCGCTTATTCCCCCACCTTCTTGGAGTGGGGAAAAGCCTCCAAACGGAGGCACTGGGGGTAGCGCCCTCACGGTTTCCCGCATTGGGGACGTTTCGCGCCTGGTGCGCCCCGTAGGGCCTGGGCCCTTGTCTCAGTGCCCAACTGGGGGCTCCCGCTCCCACGGCCCCTACCCGTTATAGGTTTGGTGGGCCGTTACCCCACCAACAGCCTGATGGGCCGCAGTCCCATCCTCGGGCGCCCCTGAGCGGTGACAGCTCAGGGGCCTTTCGGCAAGGGGTCGTTCCAGATCCCCTTGCCCGCCCCGGATTAGCCCCAGTTTCCCGGGGTTATCCAGGTCCCGAGGTTAGGTTGACCACGTGTTACTCAGCCGTCCGCCACGCCTCCTTACCGGAAGCGTACGACTCCCATGGCTTAGCCCTACCCCCATAGCGATCCGGTCCGGCAGGATCAACCGGAATTGGGGAGTGGGGTGCTTTTCACTATCTCGGCTCCCCTTGTCGGGAATGAGGAGTCCCAGAGTTATTAGCTCTGGGGTTCTCATCCCCCCATAGTCATCGTGAACTCCCCCGCCGGAGGTTTTGCCTCCGGGGGGAAGTGTGCAAGAATATACTTGATACAAACCAGATATAAAGCTAACTTCTTGCTACTTTGATAGTTCCCCCTTGGGTCTGACGAGGGGGTTAAGGGTGGTCTGTTGTATTAAGAGGATTTTCATGAAAACTTTTTAGCGAGAAATGAGAAAATGTAAGCCCTGCAGTCCAGTAAACGAAGGAGTTGTTAAAAGTTTTTAGAAAAATCACGGTTTTGTGAAAACCTTTCTGCGTAGTGTTTGATTTTCCCGGTAAAAAGTTTAACAACTTGCGTTTCTGGAGAAAAGGGTTTTGACACTAGAGTCCCACTATCCCGGGGACAACTCTCTGGGCTCACAGTAGGTTCACTACAAAGGTTATCGCTATCCCGGTCGCTATCCCCAGTTCAGCCAGGTCCCTTGTGCCCTTGTTGGAGCCTTTTGCCAATCCCTTGTACATCTCCAGGGCTACGAAGAGAATACCGCCCATGGCCAACGCGTTGAACGCCACAACTAGCAGGTCGGACCCGAGGGAGTAGGAAAGTAGAGAACCAAGGAGGGTGGGGGTACCGCCCAACGCGTACATGGCGAGGAGGTAGCTTCTGTCCACTTCCCTCCCTAGGAAGGGAGACACTATGGGGAAGCCCTCGGTTACGTTCTGCATGGTCAGCCCCACTACGAGGGGGAGGAGGAAAGATGAGAGCCCCTCCCTAAGGGAACCGCCTATGGCAAGCCCCTCCGTGAAGTTCTGGAGCCCTATCCCAAGGGACACGACCAGGGACGCTGTCTTGGCGTAGTCCCTCCTCACCCTGGAGGAGTAGAAGTGGAACCCTAGGTAGGAGGAGGTGAAGGGGACTATGAAGAGGGCATAGTATTGTCATCCCTGCAACAAGGGGTAGGTACCGGAGAACACATCCATTAGCAGGTAAACCAAGATGCCTAGGGCAAGGCCGATTAAGAACCGGTACCACTTCCACGAGAGCCTCTTAAATGTTATGGGGTAGGTGAGGAAGATGGAGAAGGCCACCAGTGAGGAAAACGCCACTAACTGTATTACTTGTCCCATACTCACTAAGTGTCGGCTGAGTTTAAAAGAATTACGCCCCATCGTAAATTTCTTTTTACTAGGACTTTCAGTTTTCCCGGGCAGTTCCTCAGCCATGCAAAAGGCTTTTCAACCCAAATCGAAATGTTATCCATGGGACTTCTCCTAATACTTGGGATAATAGTGCTAGTTGTGGACTTCGTCTTCTCCATGTGGAACAGCTACAACGCTGGTAGGATTTCCGCAGTGAGACCTGTTACAGGAAAGCTCTTCTACGCCCTTGGCGGTTTCCTTCCAATGGGCTACGTCCTCGCCATAGTTATAACCTTCATCGTGAGCTACTTGGGCTACATAAGTTACTCCTCTGCAGTCTTCCTCCTCTCCTTTTCCTTTCTCTTCTTTGGCTTGGCCTTCATAGTCTGGGGAGTGATGGCCACCTACGTCACGGCGAGGACTGCGGTGAGGGGAGGGGGGTGGTTAGCTTGGCTTGTGACGATCTACGACGCCTTCGCCACAATATGGGACGCGTGGGACTACATCTCGGGGTTCTTCTCCAACGTCAGGAGCTTGAGGAGGGCTATTGACTCGAGCGACTTCTCGCTCATAGACGTCGTCCTGGTCTTGGCGACCGCATTTGCAGCTGCGTTCCTCGTGACTTACGCTGCCTACAGGGAGGGGAGAAAGGCGGGGAGGTTGCTCTACTAGGTGGACAGTGCTCCCCTAGAGCCCTCCACGGCGTCCACTGTGGGCATGGACAAGTGGCAGGGAGTTGGGGACAAGGGTTTTACACGCTAGATGGAGGCCCTGCCCAAGGGCCAAGCTCCTAAGGACACACTGCTGGACACAAGACGTGCAAGGGACTCCCCCTCCTACCTGACGCTACGTCCAGTGCCCACGAGCCAGCCTTAAGTCTGCCCCGCGAACTTTTTGTCTGCCGTCCCTAGTCCTTGAAGGCCCGCTATAAGCTTCTCCACGGGGCAGTAGACCTCCCTCTCCTCGTCCTTCACTATCCACGAGGACTCCATGAGGCTGTTGATGTAGTTGTAGACCTCCGAGTCGTTTATCTCCCTGCCCTCGTGGAGCTCCAAGGCCCTCTTTATCTCGCTCCACCTACTACAGCCCTCTGCCACCTTCCTCATTATTGCTAAGTACCTTCCCCTTGCTATTGGCCTCTTGGAGAGGAAGTTCTCGAACTCCTCCAAAACGAGCTCCTTCGCCCTCCTTGTCGTCCTCCTAATGCTTTCGTCGAAGTCCCTGGTGTTCACGTAGTAGTAGCCAAAGTACGTCAGCCAGCCCGGGATGCCCCCTAGCTCCTCGTACGCTCTCTCGTGCTTCCTGAACTCCACTTTGGCCTCCTCAAAGCCCCTCTTCAAGAACTCCACGCTATCCTCCCTGCTAAAGGGCTTTAGCTCCACCTCGTTCATGGCCCTCCCAAACAGGGGGGACTTGGGGTTGTCCACTCCGAGGAAACGGTAGAGCAACCTCATCTCGCTACCGCTCATGACCACCTTGACCTTCCTCAAGTTGTCGAAGACGTAGGCTAGGGGGTTGAGCAAGTCGGCCCCCCTTAAGTTAATTAGGTCCTGGGCCTCGTCAAACGCCACCACTACCCTTTCTTCAGCCCAGTCGTTCAGCGTCTCCAGGAGGTCGGTGAAGTTGAGCTTGTCCTTCTTCCCCCAGTTGAACGTTATTTCGTTCCCCGCTGCGTTGACGCCCTTGATCCCCCTGAGGAAGTCCAACAGGGAGGGGAACCTCTTTGTGAGCTTTCTCACCTCCTTCTCCACCTCCAGCAGGAAGTCCTTGTAGGGAATGTACGCCCTGTCCTCGAACTTCCTTAAATCCACGTATATGTTGGGCGCGCCGAGCTCGTTGATGGCTATCCTCAGCACGGACTACTTCCCAGTCCTCCTTAGACCAAGGACAAGGGTCATGGGCGAGGACAGGGACTTCACGCTTTCTATCTCCCTCTCCCTGTCGAAGAAGTCCCTTCTGTCCTCCTTGGGCATTAGGTCGAAGAGCAGCTTAACTTATACCCCCTTAAGTAAATAAGCGTTGAAGATGACGCAAACTGACGCAAACGCCTCTCGGCACGCGAGACGCTACCTCTTGCACCCCAGCTGAAGGCTACTTGAGACGCAGTAGGAGGAAGGCCACGGTGACGTAAAACCGGAGGATAACAAAGTTAGTCAAAGATAAACGATTTATATTAAAAAATAAATTAAATTAACGAAGGAAAAATGGAAGAGGCGTGGTATTCTCTACCTAAAGAAATAAGAGAGGGCATAAGGTACGTCTCGGCGATGTTCTACCCAGAGGGGCTAATGCCAAGGTGGAAGAAGATGAGGCCAATGGTGTTCTCCCTGTCGAAGCAGGTAAAGGGGTACTCCCTACAGCAGGTCATAGAGGAACTGGAGCACTTCGACTTCTTCAGGGAGTACTTCAAGGAGGAACCGCTGAGGGACGTGAAGTTGCCCGCCTCATACATAAAGCTCTTCGACGGGCTCGTGGAGGACTTAAAGTCGCATCGCTTCCTCGACGACGTGGCGACGAGGTTCCACGTGATAACGGAGGGCGTGTTGGCTACTGTGGGCTTGAAGGTACTCAACGAGACCTCGAGGAAGTACGGGCTCGTCAAGTTCAACGAGGGCGTCAGGAACATCATAGAGGACGAGGCGAGGCACGTCAACTACGGGCTGTCCTTAATACAAGACCAAGAGTACGCGGTGAGGAGGGTCGAGGAGCTCTACCCCCTTGCAGTGCAGATAATGACGGACAGCAGGGAGAAGTTGGAGCCAATGGGCTACTCGCTCAAGGAGCTCCTGGCGTTGATGGAAGAGCTAAAGAGGGCCAGGATAGAGAAGATAAAGGCGAGGGTCACAGCTTAAAGGCCTTCTTGAAGTTCTCCTCAACCTTTCTTTTTACCTCCTCTAACTCTATTTCTTTGACTTTTGCTATGAACTCCAGCGTGGGGATCACGTCTGTGGGCTCGAGCAGTTTCCCCTTGTACTCGTAGCCACCGTCGCTCTCCGTCAAGAGGATCTCTAGTGGTGCCCTCTCTAACACCGCCCTGTGTTTCGCTTGAAAGGTCACGGAGGGGTTTATTGTCACGAAGTATCCCGCACCCTCTATGTCCTTCAAGAGGTCAGTTGGCCCGGAGTACCAGTGCAGTATTGCCCTCTCCACGTCGTGGTTCAGGAGCAACTTTAGGGCGTCTGCCCAAGCGTCAAGCGCGTGGACGTTTACCGTCTTGCCCTGGCCCTCCTCCAAGAAGGCCTCGAAGTACTTGGCTTGTAGCTTCCTTGAGGCGCTGGAGAGCCTATAGTCAAGCCCTATTTCCCCTAGGAAGTCGGCCCCCTCCACTAGGGACAACACTTCCTCTAGCTTCTCCTTCCCCACGTTCCACGGGTGTATCCCAACGCCCTTCAAGACGTTCTCGTCCTTGAGCTCGAGGTTGGCCAAGGAGGAGCGGTAGTCCATGCCGACGGAGGCTATCACGAAGCCCTCGTACTTCTTCTTTAGGTTAACGTAGTGACAGTGGGCGTCGTAGTACACGGGGAAAAATGGGGTTTCTAGAATAAAACCTTTCACGACTTTTCCGGCTTTCCTGGAATCCCTGGCTTCTCAAGTTAGAGGACGACTCATCGATGGCAGGGGTGAGAGGGCTTTCCCGCGTTACACCCTCTCCCCGGTTACCTCCGCGGTGAGCTCCTTCATGAACTCCCTGTGCCTCCTCCTCATGGTTGTGGAGGCGTTGAGGTGGAGGAAGAAGTCGTGGGTGCTCTCCATAACTTCACCGCAGATGGGGCACTGGTAGTCGTTGTTAAGTAGCACTTGGAGCAACAAGGGGTACACGACCTGCTTTATGAACTCGGACTTTATCCTCCTTAGGTTCTCCGAGCCGTCGACCTTCCTCCTAGCGGAGCCGAGCTTCTCCAGTTCCTCTCTGGCGTACTCTAGGCCCATCATAGACATGATCTCTAGGTCCTCCCTAGTCAGGGCGTTCCTTATCACTAGCCCGTGGAGGGCTGACCTCTGGCTGTAGTACGTGAAGGTGCCGGAGGGGGTCACCACTACCCACTTGACGTCCCTTCCGAACTTGACGCTCACCGTTACCTCCCCCCTCTTCAACGTCCTAGGCGCCACCTTCTCGAAGCCTACGGAGATGAGGGCCTTGAATAAGCTGACCACAAGAACTTAGAGGAGAAGCCCACTTTAACTTTTTGGGGTATCGCAGACGCCGTCCAGCTTCCTCATTAGCCTTCCTACCCTCTTGAACTCCTTGGAGTTGTGGTTCCTGAGCCCTCCTCCCATCCTCTTTGGTATGTGGAGTAGCTCGTGGAGGACGACAAAGGCCTTGTCAACGCACTCCAGTGGGTCGAACTTCTCGCTTATCACCTCAACGATGTAGACCTTCTCCTCCCCAAGCACGAACCTCCACTGTGGAGGGAGGGAGAGCGTCCTGGCCACGGCCGTGGTCCTTGCACCCCTGGATCTAAGGAACTCCACCCTGGTCAGGTCGAGGCCGAGCCCGACCTTCCTGTTTATTTCCTCTGCTAGCCTCCTAACGTCTTCCGCTTTCTCCAAATCCATATTATGCTCAAGGGGGTCGTAGGTAAAAACCATTTGGGGCTGTCACGTAGACCCCAAGGGCCAAAATCCTGAAATATTTAAAAACCTTCATTACCACATAAATTTCTTGTAAAGTTTTTATGTCTGAAAAACGGAAGGAGGGTGCAATGAAAGTTACTATAGAGATTGACGTAGGCAGAGTGGAAAAGGCTGTCTTGGTAGAGGTGGAGGGGCGTGGGCTCTCCAAGTTCGCCGAGCTTAACCCACTGCTAGTGAAGAACGTGTACTCCGCTGTTAAGTTCCTCTCCGCTCGCAACTGTGTTGTCGTAGTTCCATTCAACATCTACCAAGAACACGAGGAGGAGCTAAAGAGGGTTGAGGAAGAGCTAAGTTGTAAGGTCTTCAAGAGTTATAAGGAGAAGAAGATTCTAGTATTTTACTAAATGCGGGAGCGGGGATTTGAACCCCGGACGGCCTTCGCCAGCGGATCGCTCAACTGGTCTTGAGTCCGCCCCCTTCGACCAGCTCGGGCACTCCCGCAATATCTAGGTTCTCGTGGACGCTTAAAAATCTTACATCTTCTTGAGCACTAAGGAAGTTAAAGTGGAGGAGACGCCCTTCACCGACCTTATGTTCTCTATGACGGCGTTGAGCTCAACTGAGTCCTTTGCCTCGACCTTTGCTAGGATGTCGTAGTCGCCAGATATCTCCATCACCTCCTTTACCCCCTGTATGACCGAGAGCCTCCTGGTGACGGCAGTGGTGTACACGTTCGAGTCGCACTTTATGGACACCATGGCCTCTATCCTCTCCGGTGGCCTCGGCTTGAGCACCTTCCCCGTCACTTCCTCGGCTATCTCCAGCAGGTCCACGTCCCTGAGGAACCTAGAGTTCTGGCTCTTTATCTTTGCCAGAACCTGCTCTAGCTCTTGGTCTGTGAGCTTTACCCCTAGCCTCTCAAACCTGTCCCTGACAGCGTGCTTTCCGGTGTACTTGTCTATGACGTAGTCCCTGCTCCTGCCGAAGGTCTCCGGGGGCATGAACTCGTAAGTCCTCGGGTCGTTCAAGATCCCGGCTACGTGTATCCCGGCCTTATGGACGAAGGCGTAGTCTCCGGTGACGGGGTAGTTGGGGGGCATGGCTATCCCGCTGTACTTCTCAACTAGGGAGGCCACCTTTGGCAATTGATCCAGCTTCACCACGTCGATGCCGAAGTGGTACTTGATCGCAGCCGCGACTACTTGTAGGGGGACGATCCCTACCCTCTCTCCCAGGCCGTTGACAGTTGCGTGGATTATTGTCACCCCTCCCTCTACTGCAGCCAAAGCGTTCGCTACTGCCATCCCCAAGTCGTTGTGGGCGTGGATGTCGAACTCCACCCCGGGCACCTCCCTTGTCAAGTACGAGAAGAGCTCCCTAGTCTTCGAGGGGTATAGGATGCCAACGGTGTCCGCAATGCTAATCCTGTCTGCCCCGGCGTCCCTAGCAGTAGTCGCCACCTGGACCAAGTAGTCCAAGTCTGTCCTGCTACCGTCCTCAGCGGTAAACCTGACCTTTACGCCATGGGACTTGGCGTACGAGACGTGCTCAGCGATGATGTTGAGGGCGTCCTCCCTCGAGACGTGGTGTTTCGCCTTCAAGTGGATGTCGCTG
The Candidatus Aramenus sp. CH1 DNA segment above includes these coding regions:
- a CDS encoding TatD family hydrolase, whose amino-acid sequence is MYYDAHCHYVNLKKKYEGFVIASVGMDYRSSLANLELKDENVLKGVGIHPWNVGKEKLEEVLSLVEGADFLGEIGLDYRLSSASRKLQAKYFEAFLEEGQGKTVNVHALDAWADALKLLLNHDVERAILHWYSGPTDLLKDIEGAGYFVTINPSVTFQAKHRAVLERAPLEILLTESDGGYEYKGKLLEPTDVIPTLEFIAKVKEIELEEVKRKVEENFKKAFKL
- the lysS gene encoding homocitrate synthase — protein: MKVGILDSTLREGEQTPGVVFTVDQRVEIAKALSTLGVAMIEAGHPAVSPDIYEGIKRIMKLKREGEITSEILAHSRAVKRDIEVAAELEVDRIAIFFGVSDIHLKAKHHVSREDALNIIAEHVSYAKSHGVKVRFTAEDGSRTDLDYLVQVATTARDAGADRISIADTVGILYPSKTRELFSYLTREVPGVEFDIHAHNDLGMAVANALAAVEGGVTIIHATVNGLGERVGIVPLQVVAAAIKYHFGIDVVKLDQLPKVASLVEKYSGIAMPPNYPVTGDYAFVHKAGIHVAGILNDPRTYEFMPPETFGRSRDYVIDKYTGKHAVRDRFERLGVKLTDQELEQVLAKIKSQNSRFLRDVDLLEIAEEVTGKVLKPRPPERIEAMVSIKCDSNVYTTAVTRRLSVIQGVKEVMEISGDYDILAKVEAKDSVELNAVIENIRSVKGVSSTLTSLVLKKM
- a CDS encoding ATP-binding protein, which gives rise to MLRIAINELGAPNIYVDLRKFEDRAYIPYKDFLLEVEKEVRKLTKRFPSLLDFLRGIKGVNAAGNEITFNWGKKDKLNFTDLLETLNDWAEERVVVAFDEAQDLINLRGADLLNPLAYVFDNLRKVKVVMSGSEMRLLYRFLGVDNPKSPLFGRAMNEVELKPFSREDSVEFLKRGFEEAKVEFRKHERAYEELGGIPGWLTYFGYYYVNTRDFDESIRRTTRRAKELVLEEFENFLSKRPIARGRYLAIMRKVAEGCSRWSEIKRALELHEGREINDSEVYNYINSLMESSWIVKDEEREVYCPVEKLIAGLQGLGTADKKFAGQT
- a CDS encoding metallopeptidase, whose translation is MDLEKAEDVRRLAEEINRKVGLGLDLTRVEFLRSRGARTTAVARTLSLPPQWRFVLGEEKVYIVEVISEKFDPLECVDKAFVVLHELLHIPKRMGGGLRNHNSKEFKRVGRLMRKLDGVCDTPKS